The Chanodichthys erythropterus isolate Z2021 chromosome 12, ASM2448905v1, whole genome shotgun sequence genome contains a region encoding:
- the hecw2b gene encoding E3 ubiquitin-protein ligase HECW2 isoform X2: MFFNPDPYLKMSIQPGKRHGFPTFTHHGQERRTSIISNTTNPVWHGEKYTFVALMTDVLEIEVKDKFAKSRPIIKRFLGQLTMPVQRLLERHTAGDQHVSFTLCRRLPTEHVSGQLHFRVEITSNGHEDAMGSLLGASSMNGDPGSPSDDEDVLHPSSRMARGPSPTGSEGSLHGDAFRTEECMMDPDEDRLLRDGPPDSAEVTPGHTHRQASLNDYLDAIEAPKGPGDRPLGAASPKLRSSFPTDTRLNAMLHIDSDEDEEGHASRDTALTNGTPRPDGHTSSEQDKGEGPVKARERLESEAASSTTDTEATASGSSSGSTKSQNGGAEGGHEGAAASGDSTQNTRSSHQPVFKIQDEEGVASKAVTRDEGSTEAAAVTEPSTSGSNAAGEGGGATAAKQPEQGNSSEAANEEEEEDAEIWQRRRSLQASGNASQAEAMELTNEATGAADAAQAATLTDGETGACAQVNGHQPVRSLPSVRHDISRYQRVDEPLPPNWEARIDSHGRIFYVDHVNRTTTWQRPTAPAAPQILQRSNSIQQMEQLNRRYQSIRRTITNERTDEQAAEMPTDDTDLLHHSIPEYRRDGVVGPTSSRSRLSLLLQSPSAKFLTSPDFFTVLHSNPSAYRMFTSNTCLKHMISKVRRDAHHFERYQHNRDLVAFLNMFANKQLDLPRGWEMKHDHTGKPFFVDHNCRATTFIDPRLPLQSARPSSLLAHRQHLSRQRSHSAGEVGDDPRHAGPAVLPRPSNTFTTNRNQCQDLVPVAYNDKIVAFLRQPNIFEILQERQPELIRNHSLREKVQFIRNEGASGLARLSSDADLVILLSLFEEEVMSYVPPHALLHPSYCQSPRGSPVSSPQNSPGTQRANARAPAPYKRDFEAKLRNFYRKLETKGYGQGPGKVKLIIRRDHLLEDAFNQIMCYSRKDLQRSKLYVSFVGEEGLDYSGPSREFFFLVSRELFNPYYGLFEYSANDTYTVQISPMSAFVDNHHEWFRFSGRILGLALIHQYLLDAFFTRPFYKGLLRIPCDLSDLEYLDEEFHQSLQWMKDNDIEDMLDLTFTVNEEVFGQITERELKPGGANIPVSEKNKKEYIERMVKWRIERGVVQQTESLVRGFYEVVDARLVSVFDARELELVIAGTAEIDLGDWRNNTEYRGGYHDNHIVIRWFWAAVERFNNEQRLRLLQFVTGTSSIPYEGFAALRGSNGPRRFCVEKWGKISSLPRAHTCFNRLDLPPYPSFSMLYEKMLTAVEETSTFGLE, from the exons ATGTTTTTTAATCCGGATCCCTATCTGAAGATGAGTATCCAACCAGGCAAGAGGCACGGCTTCCCTACGTTCACCCACCACGGCCAAGAGAGACGAACCTCCATCATATCTAACACCACTAACCCTGTGTGGCACGGAGAG AAGTACACTTTTGTTGCACTGATGACGGACGTTTTGGAAATTGAGGTCAAGGACAAATTTGCAAAAAGTCGCCCGATCATCAAACGCTTTTTAGGTCAGCTGACAATGCCGGTGCAGAGACTGCTGGAGAGACATACAGCGGG TGATCAACATGTGAGCTTCACGCTTTGCCGTCGTCTGCCGACAGAACATGTGAGCGGACAGCTTCACTTCAGGGTGGAGATCACCTCCAACGGACATGAAG ATGCAATGGGGTCTCTGCTGGGAGCCTCCTCTATGAACGGAGACCCTGGGAGCCCATCAGATGATGAGGATGTTTTGCATCCTTCCTCCCGCATGGCCAGGGGCCCCTCACCCACTGGCTCCGAAGGGTCCCTGCACGGTGACGCTTTTAGGACTGAGGAGTGCATGATGGATCCTGATGAGGATCGGCTCTTGAGAGACGGACCACCAGATTCGGCCGAAGTAACCCCGGGCCATACTCATCGCCAAGCCTCGCTTAACGACTACCTGGATGCCATTGAGGCCCCTAAGGGCCCCGGAGACAGACCGCTTGGGGCTGCCTCACCTAAACTACGCTCAAGTTTCCCCACTGACACGCGGCTCAATGCTATGCTACATATAGACTCTGATGAAGACGAGGAAGGACACGCCTCCCGGGATACGGCTTTGACCAATGGCACTCCACGGCCTGATGGACACACCTCCTCTGAACAGGACAAAGGAGAGGGTCCAGTGAAAGCGAGGGAGAGGCTTGAGTCGGAAGCTGCAAGCAGCACCACAGATACTGAAGCCACGGCATCAGGGTCAAGCAGTGGCTCCACAAAGAGCCAAAATGGAGGCGCTGAGGGCGGCCATGAAGGAGCTGCTGCCTCTGGAGACTCAACACAAAACACCAGAAGCTCTCACCAGCCCGTTTTCAAAATACAG GATGAGGAAGGAGTTGCATCCAAGGCGGTCACTAGGGATGAAGGATCAACAGAGGCTGCTGCGGTCACAGAGCCCTCAACATCTGGCAGTAATGCAGCTGGTGAAGGGGGCGGAGCCACAGCAGCTAAACAGCCAGAGCAGGGGAACTCCAGTGAGGCAGCCAatgaggaggaagaagaagatGCTGAAATCTGGCAGAGGAGGCGGAGTCTGCAAGCATCAGGGAATGCATCACAGGCTGAAGCGATGGAATTAACCAATGAAGCGACAGGGGCAGCTGACGCAGCACAGGCTGCCACACTAACAGATGGAGAGACAG GAGCCTGTGCTCAAGTGAACGGCCATCAGCCAGTGCGTTCTCTTCCATCAGTGCGTCACGACATCAGCCGTTATCAGAGAGTGGACGAGCCTCTTCCGCCAA ACTGGGAAGCTCGTATTGACAGCCACGGCAGGATTTTCTATGTGGATCATGTGAACAGAACCACCACTTGGCAGCGGCCCACTGCTCCGGCTGCACCTCAGATCCTACAGAGATCCAACTCTATTCAACAGATGGAGCAGCTTAACCGAAG GTATCAGAGTATTCGGAGGACAATAACCAATGAGAGGACAGACGAACAGGCTGCAGAGATGCCTACAGACGACACTGACCTGCTGCATCACTCCATACCTG AGTACCGTCGGGACGGTGTGGTTGGGCCCACTAGCTCTCGCTCCCGGTTGTCTCTGCTGCTTCAGTCCCCCAGCGCCAAGTTTCTCACCAGCCCAGATTTCTTCACCGTACTGCATTCCAACCCT AGTGCCTACCGCATGTTTACAAGTAACACATGTCTAAAACACATGATCAGTAAAGTGCGACGGGACGCGCACCACTTCGAGCGCTACCAGCACAATCGAGACCTGGTTGCCTTCCTTAACATGTTCGCCAACAAACAGCTGGATCTTCCGCGAGGCTGGGAAATGAAACACGACCACACGGGAAAG CCTTTCTTCGTGGACCATAACTGCAGGGCCACCACCTTCATAGACCCACGACTGCCACTTCAGAGCGCTCGACCCAGCAGCCTCCTCGCCCACCGCCAGCACCTCAGCCGCCAGCGCAGCCACAGCGCAGGGGAG GTGGGCGATGACCCTCGGCATGCTGGACCCGCTGTACTGCCACGCCCCTCGAACACCTTCACAACCAATCGCAATCAGTGTCAAGATTTAGTTCCTGTTG cctataatgataaaatcgTGGCATTTTTGCGGCAGCCGAACATATTTGAGATCCTTCAGGAGAGGCAGCCTGAGCTCATTAGGAATCACTCACTCAG GGAGAAGGTGCAGTTTATTCGTAATGAAGGAGCTTCGGGTTTAGCTCGCCTCTCCAGCGATGCAGACTTGGTGATTTTACTCAG CCTGTTTGAAGAGGAAGTGATGTCGTATGTGCCACCTCATGCCTTACTGCACCCCAGCTACTGTCAATCACCACGAGGGTCTCCGGTCTCCTCCCCTCAGAACTCCCCTG GCACACAGCGAGCCAACGCTAGGGCCCCTGCTCCATACAAACGGGACTTTGAAGCCAAACTTCGGAATTTCTATCGCAAACTGGAGACAAAAGGCTACGGACAGGGTCCAGGCAAAGTCAA GTTGATAATCCGCAGAGATCATTTACTGGAGGACGCCTTCAATCAGATCATGTGCTACTCTCGCAAAGATCTACAGAGAAGTAAACTCTACGTCAGCTTTGTTGGAGAAGAGGG ACTGGACTACAGCGGCCCATCACGAGAGTTTTTCTTTCTGGTGTCACGGGAGCTTTTTAACCCTTACTACGGCCTGTTTGAGTATTCGGCCAATGACACCTACACCGTCCAGATCAGCCCCATGTCTGCCTTCGTTGACAACCATCATGAGTG GTTTCGGTTTAGTGGCCGTATTCTGGGTCTCGCTCTTATCCATCAGTACCTGCTGGATGCCTTCTTCACACGACCCTTCTACAAAGGCCTACTGCGAAT TCCGtgtgatctgagtgatctggaGTATCTTGATGAGGAGTTTCATCAGAGTCTCCAGTGGATGAAGGACAATGACATAGAAGATATGCTGGACCTGACCTTCACCGTCAACGAGGAGGTGTTCGGACAG atcACAGAGCGTGAGCTGAAGCCTGGCGGTGCCAATATTCCTGTGTCAGAGAAGAATAAGAAGGAGTACATCGAGCGCATGGTGAAGTGGCGTATAGAGCGGGGTGTCGTCCAACAGACGGAGAGTCTCGTGCGAGGATTTTATGAG GTTGTAGATGCGCGGCTGGTGTCGGTGTTTGACGCACGAGAGCTGGAGCTGGTGATCGCCGGAACGGCAGAGATCGATCTGGGAGATTGGAGGAACAACACCGAGTACAGAGGAG GTTACCATGACAACCACATCGTGATTCGCT